One Hypomesus transpacificus isolate Combined female chromosome 6, fHypTra1, whole genome shotgun sequence DNA segment encodes these proteins:
- the tmem151ba gene encoding transmembrane protein 151B isoform X1: protein MSPASAATGSESSTITVPEEDTESRREEQRPLKQSLSKSLCHESHWKCLLLSLLMYGCVGAMAWCHVTKVTRLSFDSAYKGKSMMYHESPCSNGYIYIPLAFLVMLYIVYLVECWHCYSRNEMQYKVDVDSVAERIQRMQQATPCIWWKAISYHYVRRTRQVTRYRNGDAYTTTQVYHERVNTHVAEAEFDYGSCGVKDISKHLLGLEGFPITRLRFTKCFSFANVESENSYLTQRARFFTENEGLDDYMEAREGMHLKNVDFKEYMIAFCDPDHLPWYVSSCVFWVAAAFTFSWLLRVFTEYRTACVHYHVEKLFGFDYVPVTPSEERPFCRHIPRVNTIDSTELEWHIRSNQQLVPSYSEAVLMDLAQISGNSNTFSVCGGYGSYRQNCERCHRTISSSSIFSRSALSICNGGSPRIPFSASRFSLGRLYGSTRSCFWRSSGSLNEPSCPTESTRCLSEQQASQENPPDYQEALYFPVLIVHRNEGCLNHDHRALHRNGSCVETSL, encoded by the coding sequence CAGCGGCCCCTGAAACAGTCTCTGAGTAAGTCCCTGTGTCATGAGAGCCACTGGAAATGCCTGCTCCTGTCCCTGCTCATGTATGGCTGCGTGGGGGCCATGGCCTGGTGCCATGTGACCAAAGTGACGCGCCTCTCCTTCGACAGTGCCTACAAAGGGAAGTCCATGATGTACCACGAGAGTCCCTGCTCCAACGGTTACATCTACATTCCCCTGGCCTTCCTGGTGATGCTGTACATTGTGTACCTGGTGGAGTGCTGGCACTGCTACTCCAGGAACGAGATGCAGTACAAGGTAGACGTGGACAGCGTGGCCGAGCGCATCCAGCGCATGCAGCAGGCTACGCCCTGCATCTGGTGGAAGGCCATCAGCTATCACTACGTCAGGAGGACCCGCCAGGTGACGCGCTATCGTAATGGTGACGCCTACACCACCACGCAGGTGTACCACGAGCGCGTCAACACCCACGTGGCAGAGGCCGAGTTTGACTACGGCAGCTGCGGGGTGAAGGACATCTCCAAGCACCTTTTGGGCCTGGAGGGCTTCCCCATCACCAGGCTGAGGTTCACCAAGTGCTTTAGCTTCGCCAATGTGGAATCTGAAAACTCCTACCTGACGCAGCGAGCCAGGTTCTTCACAGAGAATGAGGGTCTGGATGACTACATGGAGGCTCGAGAGGGGATGCACCTGAAGAATGTAGACTTTAAGGAATACATGATTGCTTTCTGTGACCCGGACCACCTCCCCTGGTATGTGTCGAGCTGTGTCTTCTGGGTGGCCGCTGCCTTCACCTTCTCCTGGCTTCTGCGGGTGTTCACAGAGTACCGTACTGCTTGTGTGCACTACCACGTGGAGAAGCTGTTTGGCTTCGATTACGTCCCTGTCACGCCCTCAGAAGAACGGCCCTTCTGCCGCCACATCCCCCGGGTCAACACTATTGACAGCACAGAGCTGGAGTGGCACATCCGCTCCAACCAGCAGCTAGTGCCCAGTTACTCTGAGGCGGTCCTCATGGACCTGGCCCAGATCTCGGGGAACTCCAACACCTTTTCAGTGTGCGGCGGTTATGGAAGCTACCGTCAGAACTGCGAACGCTGCCATCGCACCATCAGcagctcctccatcttctcccgCAGCGCTCTCAGCATCTGCAACGGCGGCAGCCCCCGGATCCCCTTCAGTGCCAGCCGCTTCTCTCTAGGACGCCTGTACGGCTCAACGCGGAGCTGCTTCTGGCGGAGCAGCGGGAGCCTGAATGAGCCGTCATGCCCCACGGAGAGCACACGCTGCCTGTCGGAACAGCAGGCCAGCCAGGAGAATCCCCCAGACTACCAGGAGGCCCTCTACTTCCCTGTGCTCATCGTGCACCGCAACGAGGGCTGCCTTAACCACGACCACCGCGCCCTGCACAGGAATGGCTCCTGTGTGGAGACCTCCCTATGA
- the tmem151ba gene encoding transmembrane protein 151B isoform X2 yields MMYHESPCSNGYIYIPLAFLVMLYIVYLVECWHCYSRNEMQYKVDVDSVAERIQRMQQATPCIWWKAISYHYVRRTRQVTRYRNGDAYTTTQVYHERVNTHVAEAEFDYGSCGVKDISKHLLGLEGFPITRLRFTKCFSFANVESENSYLTQRARFFTENEGLDDYMEAREGMHLKNVDFKEYMIAFCDPDHLPWYVSSCVFWVAAAFTFSWLLRVFTEYRTACVHYHVEKLFGFDYVPVTPSEERPFCRHIPRVNTIDSTELEWHIRSNQQLVPSYSEAVLMDLAQISGNSNTFSVCGGYGSYRQNCERCHRTISSSSIFSRSALSICNGGSPRIPFSASRFSLGRLYGSTRSCFWRSSGSLNEPSCPTESTRCLSEQQASQENPPDYQEALYFPVLIVHRNEGCLNHDHRALHRNGSCVETSL; encoded by the coding sequence ATGATGTACCACGAGAGTCCCTGCTCCAACGGTTACATCTACATTCCCCTGGCCTTCCTGGTGATGCTGTACATTGTGTACCTGGTGGAGTGCTGGCACTGCTACTCCAGGAACGAGATGCAGTACAAGGTAGACGTGGACAGCGTGGCCGAGCGCATCCAGCGCATGCAGCAGGCTACGCCCTGCATCTGGTGGAAGGCCATCAGCTATCACTACGTCAGGAGGACCCGCCAGGTGACGCGCTATCGTAATGGTGACGCCTACACCACCACGCAGGTGTACCACGAGCGCGTCAACACCCACGTGGCAGAGGCCGAGTTTGACTACGGCAGCTGCGGGGTGAAGGACATCTCCAAGCACCTTTTGGGCCTGGAGGGCTTCCCCATCACCAGGCTGAGGTTCACCAAGTGCTTTAGCTTCGCCAATGTGGAATCTGAAAACTCCTACCTGACGCAGCGAGCCAGGTTCTTCACAGAGAATGAGGGTCTGGATGACTACATGGAGGCTCGAGAGGGGATGCACCTGAAGAATGTAGACTTTAAGGAATACATGATTGCTTTCTGTGACCCGGACCACCTCCCCTGGTATGTGTCGAGCTGTGTCTTCTGGGTGGCCGCTGCCTTCACCTTCTCCTGGCTTCTGCGGGTGTTCACAGAGTACCGTACTGCTTGTGTGCACTACCACGTGGAGAAGCTGTTTGGCTTCGATTACGTCCCTGTCACGCCCTCAGAAGAACGGCCCTTCTGCCGCCACATCCCCCGGGTCAACACTATTGACAGCACAGAGCTGGAGTGGCACATCCGCTCCAACCAGCAGCTAGTGCCCAGTTACTCTGAGGCGGTCCTCATGGACCTGGCCCAGATCTCGGGGAACTCCAACACCTTTTCAGTGTGCGGCGGTTATGGAAGCTACCGTCAGAACTGCGAACGCTGCCATCGCACCATCAGcagctcctccatcttctcccgCAGCGCTCTCAGCATCTGCAACGGCGGCAGCCCCCGGATCCCCTTCAGTGCCAGCCGCTTCTCTCTAGGACGCCTGTACGGCTCAACGCGGAGCTGCTTCTGGCGGAGCAGCGGGAGCCTGAATGAGCCGTCATGCCCCACGGAGAGCACACGCTGCCTGTCGGAACAGCAGGCCAGCCAGGAGAATCCCCCAGACTACCAGGAGGCCCTCTACTTCCCTGTGCTCATCGTGCACCGCAACGAGGGCTGCCTTAACCACGACCACCGCGCCCTGCACAGGAATGGCTCCTGTGTGGAGACCTCCCTATGA